The following proteins are co-located in the Plasmodium brasilianum strain Bolivian I chromosome 11, whole genome shotgun sequence genome:
- a CDS encoding DNA helicase: MRSKYFFKKHRKNIKEKKTASNHLSYNIPISTSVYNTTILHKHEKIIKRRGGEIKDKVSNHLNKKQKKEQNDLHSFGPLELKKENTHLETKYAEAEGICLENSAKLFVKFKGGEIVRSSVEETTVRDITTFKEKERRNTPEEGVKIPKDPNTVKINKKDLQHKFQKIISAKLRFDDLMKKTKLTNKELCQHIRCTLCNGLTSVSKGKYGYFFTCKECNKRVSRGNIDKFLFNERDKKIFKNKKRICFEIENKDSYRIHFFGNIKYGSIFNKIISEIIKEVITDLRKIKRNKIKYRNIIKYIYKMNNNFDLNNSYFNQFIFSPYRKRENIYRLGTSHSCNFYNYSFNTVSYASLLRKYNYIKRKKPNEYMLFLYNTKFKDFIESKKKYSMKLYKNAIKRYVGAYLKNDFFDEVQYLPLTWKPRKDYIDSGIFPFHLSRDNKKRETFKRMNVNNNNYLSGCVFNLCSYQLLLHYFIYKLFHYCYIYEIPHTVFYFFRHAYKKCSNMYSINCSNKCNNYSCNKRSMHNFFLKNKYIDVIAQTYGKYRFQLNEITRKQNALHRREKHLRVTDIEDKNLLRTKEEDQLHEEEKVITNLYNAEELYNNSYIFNRAELKIEILKHYYAKKKRKIKKNISKEIKKICLEQIKKKLPIRIQNVIAPYQLETIYFFKKKNGRILIADEMGLGKTLQSIAIFYFFNLYPTLIVAPSSLKINWLSEIEKFINFFDTSKILVISSSNDFPKLIENYKVVIVSFNIFKKLYNLLRTIKFKLLIVDESHYIRTVHYGKQSQFAKMMKRKIKSTSKVIFLSGTPSINRPINIFHQIKYLINNNKIFCKNKYVFGEEFCKKYFYRGEKIYEENLRSWEFNLFLKKTVIIRRNISNIFKNNFPHLKRFFIYLPNDIWEKSIKDYRNDNQSFIVYNKITDKEYDPKKEKNDEQFENGEISQHYKNDILMGKRNRQVLNEMFRVDIKSKKEEEGLSKVVNAVEYIEKLFPGKKKIIFCYHLVVCKCIEEEVLKIIKKKKEKEKINIDYVVLNGCLTEKEKLEKISYFQNNDNCYYGIFTICSVSHGLDFSFCNLCFFVELPVNFFHLQQCESRLFRKNQKLNTYIFYFLLKNGLGSDHKTWKRFTLCSHSTRSIIDGTNFSSKDLFYENFSNDMLPIINENRGVGTNRDELNLVRKYTSCNAPNVDGDNGDGNDNNDYKRSMRNSKESKTFQAENECEIVKVEISSDDETAKCEDYNKKNKKKRRYLFEINTLTNRIHTYNKNKKTNFPIEDLNNFKDNEKNGKSVKKYAKEFLQNYNKLNMNEKKLIEKKKCDINISLLKYLRANQNINKCLKFQRYIKNTTSKDNIYVKAYLENSFKGKFQVFYYQEYDEETNSLKCLYCKNYLHFTKNGILEENDILHYLNENSNTEIVEKFKNELNSIKLKKNSNIKKIIICNENDLFCAGNCRKLYFLKKSSCSIRRLIYERDKGVCNICRLDCQNLIKQIKNKKYFSVKEKIDYFIKMYPLFIENIEHLKNILQKPTDGYIWHVDHILPVFKGGGEASFDNLQTLCTFCHKKKTKDDVKNRRKRE; the protein is encoded by the exons ATGAGAAGTAAGTATTTCTTCAAAAAACACaggaaaaacataaaagagaaaaaaacaGCTAGTAATCATTTGAGCTATAATATTCCTATAAGCACGAGTGTATACAATACCACGATCTTACACAAACAtgaaaagataataaaaaggagGGGAGGGGAAATAAAGGACAAGGTATCTAATCACTTGAACAAGAAACAGAAGAAGGAGCAAAATGACTTACATTCTTTTGGCCCATTAGAGCTGAAGAAGGAAAATACTCATCTTGAAACAAAGTATGCTGAAGCAGAAGGCATTTGTTTAGAAAACTCTGCCAAGTTATTTGTCAAATTCAAAGGGGGTGAGATAGTACGAAGTAGTGTAGAGGAAACAACAGTGAGAGATATCACTACatttaaagaaaaggaaaggaGGAATACCCCTGAAGAAGGAGTCAAAATTCCGAAGGACCCGAACACAGtgaagataaataaaaaagatctACAGcataaatttcaaaaaattatatcagCAAAACTTCGATTTGATGACTTAATGAAAAAGACAAAGCTAACGAATAAGGAGTTATGTCAACATATAAGATGTACCTTGTGCAACGGTTTAACTAGCGTGAGTAAGGGAAAATATGGATATTTCTTCACATGTAAAGAGTGCAATAAGAGAGTGTCCAGAGGGAATATAGATAAAttcttatttaatgaaagagacaaaaaaattttcaaaaataaaaagaggaTATGTTttgaaatagaaaataaggATTCATAtcgtatacatttttttgggaacataaaatatggaagtattttcaataaaattattagcGAAATAATTAAAGAAGTAATTACagatttaagaaaaattaaaaggaataaaattaaatacagaaatattattaagtatatttataaaatgaataacaaTTTTGATCTGAACAACAGTTACTTtaatcaatttattttttctccttatcggaaaagagaaaatatatatcgtCTCGGTACTTCCCATTCTTGCAATTTTTACAACTACTCTTTTAATACGGTTAGTTACGCCTCTCTCCTTAGGAagtacaattatataaagagaaaaaagccAAATGAATACATGCTTTTCTTATATAACACAAAATTTAAAGATTTTATCGAAtctaaaaagaaatattccATGAAGTTGTATAAAAATGCAATTAAGAGATATGTTGGtgcttatttaaaaaacgaCTTCTTTGATGAAGTACAATATTTACCATTGACCTGGAAACCCAGAAAAGACTATATAGATAGTGGTATATTTCCCTTCCATCTATCTAGggataataaaaagagaGAAACATTCAAAAGAATGAAtgttaacaataataattatctaTCGGGATGTGTATTCAATCTATGCTCCTATCagttattattacattatttcatttataaattatttcattactGCTATATTTATGAGATTCCTCATACcgtattctattttttccgACATGCCTACAAAAAGTGTAGTAACATGTATAGTATCAATTGTAGCAACAAGTGTAATAATTATTCCTGTAACAAACGTAgtatgcataattttttcttaaaaaataaatacatagaTGTTATTGCACAGACGTATGGAAAATACAGATTCCAGTTAAACGAAATTACGAGAAAGCAGAACGCACTACATAGAAGGGAAAAACATTTGAGGGTAACGGATATCGAGGACAAAAATTTGCTACGAACAAAGGAGGAAGATCAACTACATGAAGAGGAGAAAGTAATAACCAATTTATATAATGCggaagaattatataataattcttaCATTTTCAATAGAGCAGAATTGAAAATAGAAATACTGAAACACTATtatgctaaaaaaaaaagaaaaataaaaaaaaatatttcaaaagaaattaaaaaaatttgcctagagcaaataaaaaaaaaattacctaTTAGAATACAAAATGTTATTGCACCTTACCAATTAGAaaccatttatttttttaagaaaaaaaatggaagaattTTAATTGCCGATGAAATGGGACTAGGAAAAACTTTACAGTCTattgctattttttatttttttaatttataccCCACCTTAATTGTTGCTCCAtcttctttaaaaattaattggcTGTccgaaatagaaaaatttattaacttCTTTGACACCTCCAAAATTTTGGTCATATCGAGTTCTAACGACTTTCCGAAGCTGATTGAGAATTACAA AGTTGTCATCGTCTCCttcaacatttttaaaaagttgtaCAACCTGCTAAGGACTATCAAGTTTAAGCTGCTCATCGTCGATGAGAGCCACTATATAAGAACAGTACACTATGGAAAACAGAGCCAGTTCGctaaaatgatgaaaagaaaaataaaaagtacgAGCAAAGTTATATTCTTGAGCGGAACACCATCAATTAACAGaccaataaatatatttcatcaaATTAAATACTtgattaataataataaaatattttgcaaaaataaatatgtgtttGGAGAAGAAttctgtaaaaaatatttttataggggagaaaaaatatatgaagagAATTTAAGATCTTGGGAATTCAacttgtttttaaaaaaaacagtaaTTATAAGAAGAAacatttcaaatatttttaaaaataatttcccACATTTGAAAAGATTTTTCATATACTTGCCAAATGATATATGGGAAAAATCGATAAAAGATTATAGAAATGATAATCAGAGTTTTATCGTATATAATAAGATAACCGACAAAGAATATGAtccaaaaaaagaaaaaaatgatgaacaGTTCGAAAATGGGGAAATATCTCAACACtacaaaaatgatatattgaTGGGAAAAAGGAATAGACAAGTACTCAACGAAATGTTTCGTGTTGATATCAAAtcgaaaaaagaagaggaaggATTGTCCAAAGTTGTAAACGCAGTggaatatattgaaaaactATTTcctgggaaaaaaaaaattattttttgttatcacCTTGTTGTGTGCAAATGTATAGAAGAAGAAGtacttaaaataattaaaaagaaaaaggaaaaagaaaaaataaacatagaTTATGTTGTATTAAATGGGTGTTTAACCGAAAAAGAGAAACTAGAAAAAATTAGCTACTTTCAAAATAACGACAACTGCTACTATGGCATCTTTACTATATGCTCCGTTAGTCATGGATTAGATTTCAGTTTTTgcaatttatgttttttcgTAGAATTGCCAGTGAACTTTTTTCATCTTCAACAATGTGAAAGTAggttatttagaaaaaatcaaaaattaaatacatacattttttattttttattgaaaaatgGATTAGGTAGCGATCATAAAACATGGAAGAGGTTTACCCTTTGTTCTCATAGCACTCGCTCCATAATTGATGGAACAAATTTTAGCAGTAAAGATCtcttttatgaaaatttttctaACGATATGCTTCCTATAATTAACGAGAATAGGGGGGTTGGCACAAATAGAGATGAGCTAAACCTGGTTAGAAAATATACTAGCTGTAATGCTCCCAATGTTGATGGTGACAATGGCGAtggtaatgataataatgattatAAGAGGTCAATGAGAAACAGCAAGGAGAGCAAAACATTCCAAGCAGAAAATGAATGCGAAATTGTAAAAGTCGAAATATCCTCAGATGATGAAACTGCAAAGTGTGAGGACTAcaacaaaaagaacaaaaagaaaagaaggtACTTGTTCGAAATAAACACACTTACGAACAgaatacacacatataataaaaacaaaaaaacaaacttTCCTATCGAAGATctgaataattttaaagataatgaaaaaaatggaaagagTGTAAAAAAATACGCAAAGGAATTTCTTCAAAATTacaacaaattaaatatgaatgaaaaaaaattaattgaaaagaaaaaatgtgatattaatatatctctacttaaatatttaagagcaaatcaaaatataaataaatgcttaaaatttcaaagatatataaaaaacactACTTCAAAAgacaatatatatgtaaaagcATATCTTGAAAACAGTTTTAAAGGGAAATTTCAAGTCTTCTATTATCAAGAATATGATGAAGAAACCAATAGCTTGAAATGTTTGTactgtaaaaattatttgcatTTCACAAAAAATGGTATACTCGAGGAGAACGatattcttcattatttaaacGAAAATTCGAACACAGAAATTGtcgaaaaatttaaaaacgaattaaatagtattaaattaaaaaaaaattcgaatatcaaaaaaattattatatgtaatgaaaatgatttattttgtGCAGGAAATTgcagaaaattatattttttaaaaaaaagttcatgTAGCATAAGAAGGTTAATATATGAAAGAGATAAAGGTGTTTGCAATATCTGTAGGCTGGATTgtcaaaatttaattaagcaaattaaaaacaaaaaatatttttcagttaaagaaaaaatagattattttattaaaatgtatccTTTATTTATTGAAAACATTGagcatttaaaaaacatactTCAAAAACCAACAGATGGTTACATTTGGCATGTAGATCATATCTTACCTGTTTTTAAAGGAGGAGGGGAAGCCTCTTTTGACAATTTACAAACTTTGTGTACATTTtgtcataaaaaaaaaacaaaagatgACGTAAAAAATAGACGCAAGAGAGAATAG